A single window of Ralstonia sp. RRA DNA harbors:
- the ttdB gene encoding L(+)-tartrate dehydratase subunit beta, with protein MKKILTTPIKDEDLLSLNVGDVVYLTGRLVTCRDVAHRRLIEQGRELPVNLEGGAIFHAGPIVRKKDDGGFEMVSIGPTTSMRMEKFEREFIKQTGVKLIVGKGGMGPETAAGCQEGTAVHAIFPGGCAVLAATQVEEIEGAEWQDLGMPETLWINRVKEFGPLIISIDTKGNNLIQRNKEQFNAKKRPVLDRINKQLSFIK; from the coding sequence GTGAAAAAGATTCTGACGACGCCGATCAAAGACGAAGATCTGCTGAGCCTCAATGTTGGTGATGTTGTCTACCTGACCGGTCGCTTGGTGACCTGCCGTGACGTGGCGCACCGGCGCTTGATCGAACAAGGGCGCGAGCTTCCGGTCAACCTCGAAGGCGGTGCTATTTTTCATGCGGGTCCGATTGTCCGGAAGAAGGACGATGGCGGATTCGAGATGGTGTCCATCGGCCCGACGACCAGCATGCGCATGGAGAAATTCGAGCGCGAGTTCATCAAGCAGACCGGCGTCAAGCTGATCGTCGGCAAAGGCGGCATGGGGCCGGAGACGGCCGCCGGTTGCCAGGAAGGGACGGCGGTGCACGCCATCTTTCCCGGTGGCTGTGCCGTGCTGGCCGCAACGCAGGTTGAAGAGATCGAAGGTGCCGAGTGGCAGGATCTTGGGATGCCGGAAACCCTGTGGATAAATCGGGTCAAGGAGTTCGGCCCGTTGATCATCTCGATCGACACCAAGGGCAACAACCTCATTCAGCGGAACAAAGAGCAGTTCAACGCTAAGAAGCGTCCGGTGCTTGACCGAATCAACAAGCAGCTCAGTTTCATCAAGTGA
- a CDS encoding ImmA/IrrE family metallo-endopeptidase, whose protein sequence is MPLTEPVRPAKAAIRLSHLLDAALGESTRFPVDVGELAQAVGRELRLGDEITDVQAANLDSFEGGLFQVEKGRWALLYNESLSSPGRIRFTQAHELGHFLVHRLLQDQFHCSQAEIAGYDAGSRQMEAEADEFASTLLMPMTQFRASVAGQSIDLDVLSSASTKFGVSLTAAALRWIRFTEDSAVLVLSTDGFMNWSVSSDQALKNGAYFKTRGRVVPVPEGSLAVDPERESSRLGEPVLLKTWFENAHPDAVVREMKLQCDNYGYTLSLLHLSNGDKVWAPRDWT, encoded by the coding sequence ATGCCGCTAACCGAGCCGGTCAGGCCGGCAAAAGCTGCGATTCGTCTTTCCCATCTTCTCGACGCCGCACTGGGGGAGTCGACTCGATTCCCGGTCGACGTGGGAGAATTGGCCCAAGCCGTTGGGCGTGAACTCAGGCTAGGGGACGAAATTACCGACGTCCAAGCCGCCAATCTCGACAGCTTTGAAGGTGGGTTGTTCCAAGTTGAAAAGGGCAGATGGGCGCTTCTCTACAACGAATCGCTGTCTTCACCAGGGCGGATTCGTTTCACGCAAGCGCACGAACTCGGCCACTTCCTAGTGCACCGGCTCCTGCAAGACCAGTTCCATTGCTCCCAGGCAGAAATAGCCGGCTATGACGCTGGCAGCAGACAGATGGAGGCTGAGGCCGACGAATTCGCGTCCACGCTGTTGATGCCGATGACACAGTTCAGGGCAAGCGTTGCTGGCCAATCAATTGACCTTGATGTTCTATCAAGCGCATCGACCAAGTTCGGTGTTTCCCTAACCGCGGCTGCTCTGCGATGGATTCGCTTCACCGAGGACAGCGCAGTTCTCGTGCTTTCCACGGACGGGTTCATGAACTGGAGCGTCTCCTCCGACCAAGCCTTGAAGAACGGTGCGTATTTCAAGACCCGAGGGCGAGTTGTTCCCGTCCCGGAAGGCTCGCTGGCCGTAGATCCTGAGAGAGAGTCATCACGGTTGGGCGAGCCCGTGCTGCTGAAGACTTGGTTCGAGAACGCGCATCCCGATGCAGTTGTGCGCGAGATGAAACTGCAATGTGACAACTATGGCTACACGCTCTCGTTACTGCACCTCTCAAACGGAGACAAAGTTTGGGCGCCTCGCGACTGGACATAG
- a CDS encoding helix-turn-helix transcriptional regulator, which produces MATLRDKLKAKRSEKGKSLDALAKDAGLSKSYLWELENRESPRPSLDKLQAIAGALDIDVAFFIDDSIEDLQEDLKDRQFFRNYSKLKPETKEQLRVILEALKKTGG; this is translated from the coding sequence ATGGCCACCCTCCGCGACAAGCTCAAAGCGAAAAGATCCGAGAAGGGCAAGTCCCTAGATGCCCTAGCGAAAGACGCTGGACTGAGCAAAAGCTATCTGTGGGAATTGGAGAACCGGGAATCACCCCGCCCCTCCCTCGACAAATTGCAGGCAATCGCCGGTGCGCTAGACATCGACGTTGCGTTCTTCATCGATGACAGCATTGAAGATCTGCAGGAAGACCTGAAGGACCGACAGTTCTTTCGGAACTACTCCAAACTGAAACCTGAGACGAAAGAACAGTTGCGCGTCATCCTCGAGGCATTGAAGAAGACAGGTGGATAA
- a CDS encoding Mov34/MPN/PAD-1 family protein, which produces MKDEAMLWRPRPPTLYVPTGKVLTVPASTLVRTASILCGAGMVESACLWLGSLDSVGNGLVKAVVVPMQINRPQNYSVPGEAMMKVAELARAQGWTVVGAIHSHPGVGVEHSSYDDEMTPSRRAVSIVFPRYGKWSGPWPRGLGVHEYFQGYWHLLSDEHAQSRVALSDGPEAPIFDLR; this is translated from the coding sequence ATGAAGGACGAAGCAATGCTGTGGCGACCGCGACCGCCGACGCTGTATGTCCCAACGGGCAAAGTGTTGACGGTGCCGGCTTCTACGCTCGTCCGTACCGCCAGCATCCTATGTGGTGCGGGGATGGTCGAGTCGGCCTGCCTGTGGCTTGGTTCGCTTGATTCCGTTGGAAACGGTCTGGTGAAGGCCGTTGTCGTGCCTATGCAAATCAATCGGCCGCAGAACTACTCGGTACCCGGCGAGGCCATGATGAAGGTCGCGGAACTTGCTCGGGCACAAGGATGGACAGTTGTTGGTGCGATCCATTCGCATCCTGGCGTTGGTGTTGAACACTCCTCTTACGATGACGAGATGACGCCCAGCCGCCGAGCGGTGTCCATTGTCTTTCCGCGATACGGCAAGTGGTCCGGCCCGTGGCCGCGAGGCCTAGGCGTCCACGAATATTTCCAAGGCTATTGGCATCTGCTGTCGGACGAGCACGCGCAGTCGCGAGTTGCGCTTTCCGATGGGCCAGAAGCTCCAATATTTGATCTGCGATGA
- a CDS encoding ThiF family adenylyltransferase — protein sequence MTAMKTELDQLADRHLRADPQGVLLDTSQAKSGIVLVHVSSRMAAALGTQHLVWMLVSLLSRQFKVVTEIILDMPKATLHQGVAPFGEKDTLLETLEECIRLISGPHIRATRIEAGSAPDLALVIGSEAVASPRRLQLYADGWRYFVGVEGDVPDVPPVSDLSIGPYLCASYAAGEVFKLLRGMKPGKGDFITAHFASSWTRSSANTWAELIDGPSAEQFGALPHFYFAGAGAVAQAAALCLGTSRFAGSCSVVDKDELDLTNDNRYALSTRNDDGKSKVGLMQRYLRSAGFDCQAVSDWWQTFVTSRGKHAPNDDIRALEQAYKFPIVLSCVDKNDPRHALQNGLPRLIIGGSADGLSAKASIFDLGAGTACLKCHNPLLSRNAIIQERIAALRQLDGERRTAHARELGLTEEDVEHLLAPGGCGKLSEADLDRFAAGSPEMSVGFVSAAAGVLLVVQFLRYLHLGAVKSIQDGTMAVATFARAKIRSMNVALEHGCDCSQHLRAGWAKHWSGSYRA from the coding sequence ATGACCGCGATGAAAACAGAATTGGACCAACTTGCTGACCGGCACCTTCGTGCCGACCCTCAGGGCGTTCTCCTTGACACTAGTCAGGCGAAATCAGGCATCGTTCTCGTCCACGTCAGTTCTCGCATGGCTGCGGCTTTAGGCACGCAACATCTTGTCTGGATGCTTGTCAGCCTACTGAGCCGTCAGTTCAAGGTGGTGACGGAGATCATTCTGGACATGCCGAAGGCAACCCTTCATCAGGGCGTGGCGCCGTTCGGCGAAAAGGATACGCTTCTCGAAACGCTGGAAGAGTGCATCCGTTTGATCAGCGGACCTCACATCAGAGCCACCCGGATAGAAGCTGGCTCCGCGCCCGACCTGGCACTGGTGATCGGGTCTGAGGCGGTGGCCTCGCCCCGGCGTCTGCAACTCTATGCAGACGGCTGGAGATATTTTGTGGGCGTCGAGGGGGATGTGCCGGATGTCCCTCCCGTAAGTGACCTTTCCATCGGGCCATATCTGTGCGCGAGCTACGCTGCCGGAGAGGTCTTCAAGCTGTTGCGGGGGATGAAGCCGGGCAAGGGTGACTTCATCACGGCGCATTTCGCCTCGTCTTGGACGAGGTCTAGTGCCAATACGTGGGCGGAACTCATCGACGGCCCAAGTGCCGAGCAATTTGGAGCGTTACCGCATTTCTACTTCGCTGGCGCCGGCGCTGTCGCTCAAGCTGCCGCTCTTTGCCTTGGCACCTCGCGTTTCGCCGGTTCATGCAGCGTCGTGGATAAAGACGAACTCGACCTGACCAACGACAACCGCTACGCCTTGTCGACCCGCAACGACGACGGGAAGTCCAAGGTTGGCCTTATGCAGCGCTACCTGAGGTCAGCGGGGTTCGACTGTCAAGCCGTTTCGGATTGGTGGCAAACCTTCGTTACAAGTCGCGGCAAACATGCTCCCAACGACGATATTCGAGCCTTGGAGCAGGCCTACAAATTTCCCATTGTTCTATCGTGCGTCGATAAGAACGATCCGCGGCATGCGCTTCAAAACGGCCTGCCACGGTTGATTATCGGGGGCAGCGCTGACGGACTCAGCGCAAAAGCAAGCATCTTCGACCTTGGCGCTGGAACCGCTTGCCTGAAATGCCATAACCCGCTGCTGTCGCGAAACGCCATCATTCAGGAACGAATCGCAGCTTTGCGGCAGCTTGATGGTGAGCGTCGGACGGCGCACGCCCGCGAACTCGGCTTGACCGAGGAGGACGTTGAGCACTTGCTCGCCCCCGGTGGTTGCGGGAAGCTTTCCGAAGCCGATCTCGACCGCTTCGCCGCCGGCTCGCCCGAGATGTCGGTGGGATTTGTTTCCGCAGCAGCGGGCGTCCTGCTGGTTGTCCAGTTTTTGCGCTACCTGCACTTGGGTGCGGTTAAATCGATTCAGGATGGCACCATGGCAGTTGCCACATTCGCCAGGGCAAAAATACGTTCCATGAACGTCGCTCTCGAACATGGCTGCGATTGCTCTCAGCACCTGCGAGCCGGCTGGGCCAAGCATTGGTCTGGTTCGTATCGAGCGTAG
- a CDS encoding H-NS histone family protein, giving the protein MTSYKDIVKQIAALQKEADALRQQEMQAAIVDIREKIDLYGLTALDLGFKGDGTARSKPPAKYRDEAGNSWTGRGKRPGWLVAHLSAGRQIEEFLTA; this is encoded by the coding sequence ATGACCAGCTACAAAGACATCGTCAAACAGATTGCCGCCCTCCAGAAGGAAGCTGACGCTCTCAGGCAGCAGGAAATGCAAGCGGCAATCGTGGATATTCGCGAGAAGATCGATCTGTACGGGCTCACGGCATTGGATCTCGGCTTCAAGGGCGATGGCACGGCGAGAAGCAAGCCCCCGGCCAAATACCGGGATGAGGCGGGTAATTCCTGGACGGGACGTGGCAAGAGGCCGGGATGGCTGGTTGCCCATCTGAGTGCTGGCCGCCAGATCGAAGAGTTTCTGACCGCCTAA
- a CDS encoding tyrosine-type recombinase/integrase, translated as MDTLWLNNPERAYADWQEREAEGVDGQHFSARSRAQHQAMFEKFLRYLRETGRDLANYGDEHVAAFCESVGARSAATRMRYLKLLDRVGRQLVRADVRVSNPASEQLRTGHWPDEDQPLFLPEDKDALLQAYTQPAPDDGLREIRGRAVVALYLATGVTLSEGIATELDDLQLDATLPYLHIKAKAARGARTVPITPFAIPALRTWLTRRAAEGTQGRALLTLHTDGARINEASVGRIVKAALTTIDFVAPDMSPRVLRNTVCRRLLLDGVDYVEVNRILGLSSVRTVDRIAATIER; from the coding sequence ATGGACACACTTTGGCTGAACAATCCGGAACGCGCTTACGCTGATTGGCAGGAGCGGGAGGCCGAAGGCGTCGACGGCCAGCACTTCTCTGCACGCTCGCGTGCCCAGCATCAGGCGATGTTCGAGAAGTTCCTGCGCTACCTTCGCGAGACGGGCCGCGACCTGGCCAACTACGGAGATGAGCACGTAGCGGCATTTTGTGAATCGGTCGGCGCCCGATCGGCCGCGACAAGGATGCGGTACCTGAAGCTCCTTGACCGCGTCGGCCGGCAACTCGTGCGCGCCGATGTACGCGTGTCAAATCCGGCTTCGGAGCAGTTGCGCACGGGCCATTGGCCTGATGAGGATCAGCCCCTGTTCCTCCCCGAAGACAAGGACGCACTGCTCCAGGCCTACACGCAGCCGGCGCCCGATGACGGATTGCGAGAAATCCGAGGGCGTGCGGTCGTAGCGCTCTACCTGGCGACCGGCGTGACACTGTCGGAAGGCATTGCCACTGAGCTTGATGACCTGCAGCTCGATGCCACTCTGCCCTACCTGCACATCAAAGCGAAGGCGGCGCGCGGTGCTCGAACGGTCCCCATCACACCATTCGCAATACCGGCGTTGCGGACGTGGCTCACCCGACGGGCAGCAGAGGGTACCCAGGGCCGAGCCTTGCTCACTTTGCACACTGACGGGGCGCGGATCAATGAGGCTAGTGTCGGGCGAATCGTTAAAGCCGCACTGACCACGATCGATTTCGTTGCACCCGATATGAGCCCGCGCGTCCTGCGCAATACGGTCTGCCGGCGCCTGCTCCTCGATGGCGTCGACTATGTCGAAGTGAACCGAATCCTGGGGCTCTCCAGCGTTCGCACTGTCGATCGGATTGCCGCGACCATTGAGCGCTGA
- the thpR gene encoding RNA 2',3'-cyclic phosphodiesterase, with product MSNFRLFIALDPTPETVAVLRRAQVCLRDVHWSGARWLPPEQWHATLRFLGATPEDQVQHWKRTLQQFDVLARDAAPLPIDGVAIWPAPAHPRVIVVTAKYAIWAQDMATRLEARARAAGYRAETRAFHPHVTLARVGVHAASARCLAAVDNAARALDGAHLQFGSVSLFVSRSPAEGPAYERLATMEFRPN from the coding sequence ATGTCCAACTTCCGTCTGTTTATTGCGCTCGATCCCACGCCCGAGACGGTTGCGGTCTTGCGGCGCGCGCAGGTCTGTCTGCGGGACGTTCACTGGAGTGGGGCGCGTTGGCTACCCCCGGAACAATGGCACGCAACGCTACGCTTCTTGGGGGCAACGCCTGAGGATCAGGTGCAGCACTGGAAGCGCACGCTGCAGCAGTTCGACGTGCTCGCCCGGGATGCAGCGCCACTGCCGATCGACGGCGTTGCAATCTGGCCAGCGCCAGCGCACCCCCGTGTGATCGTGGTCACCGCGAAGTACGCCATATGGGCGCAGGATATGGCGACGCGCTTGGAGGCCCGCGCGCGCGCGGCCGGCTATCGCGCGGAAACTCGAGCATTTCACCCGCATGTCACGCTCGCGAGAGTTGGCGTACATGCGGCATCTGCGCGATGCTTGGCCGCGGTGGACAATGCCGCCCGGGCGCTCGATGGCGCGCACCTGCAGTTCGGCAGCGTCTCTCTGTTTGTCAGTCGGTCGCCGGCGGAGGGGCCAGCCTATGAGAGGCTGGCGACCATGGAGTTTCGCCCGAACTGA